The Methanobrevibacter olleyae genomic sequence AGATACGGGTTATAATCAATCTTAATCTTTTCTTTTTTAAACAAAATCATTTAAATCAAATCAAAATCAAATCTCAAATCAATTAAAGTTTAAATTTTTTATTTTTTCTAGTTTTATTAATTAATTTTTTTATAAATTTTTTATTTTTTCTAGTTTTATTAATTAATTTTTTTAATAAATTTTTCATAATTTTTTATAAAAATTTTAAACTTATTAAAACTCTTATAATAAGTAATATTTTTAAAATTTGTTCGTATTTTTTCCTTTATACTTTATATTTTATACAAAATATTCGTGTTTTTAACTAAAAATTCTTATAATTATAATAAACTGTTCGCACTCAAATCTAAAAAATAAAACATTTTGTAAATATAAGAACAAGTATATATGTTAGAAAGTTTATACTATAGGTATAAAACAAATTTATTGCTTTAATTATTTTAGAATTTTTTATTAAATTAATATAATTACAAATTATTTAAGTTTTTTGAGGGTTAAAAATGGTAAATGAAGAAAAAACTATTCAACCAAAGGCGATTCAAATTTTTGCAAAAGCTCCTGGTGAGCTTGGTGTAAATGTAGTTAAAAGTCCTGTAAAATTAACTATTCTTTCTATGTTAAAAGATACTGATATGGAATTTGATGAGATTGTTAAAAACACCGGTAAATCAAAATCTACTATTTCTGTTCATTTAAAATCTTTAAGAGAAGATGGAATTGTAAGTTACAGGTTTGATGCAAATGACCACAGAAAGAAAATCTTCTTTATTAATTCTAAATTCTTAGGTGAAGTTGAATCTGGAGATGAAAAAGAATTAGAAGAAAGACAATCTGAATTCTTGGTTAAAAATATCTTAGATGTAGATAACTTTAAATTCTCATTCCTTTTATTCCACACTTTAAGATCTAACTTAATCCAAGAAGGAATTAATATCAACCCTGTATTGAACCAATCTGGTAAAAATATAGGTGCAGCAATGTATGAAAAACTTTATGAGGATGACATTAACAAATTCTGTGACAATATTTGTGAGTTTTGGGATGAAAATGGTTTAGGTAAACTTGAAATCAAATTAGGGGATATTATTGACATTACTGCTTATGAATGTTTCGAATGTAGTTTACTTCCTAAAAAAGGAAAGCCAACTTGTTACTTAGATGCAGGTATTTTTGAAGCTTTATTTGCA encodes the following:
- a CDS encoding V4R domain-containing protein, which translates into the protein MVNEEKTIQPKAIQIFAKAPGELGVNVVKSPVKLTILSMLKDTDMEFDEIVKNTGKSKSTISVHLKSLREDGIVSYRFDANDHRKKIFFINSKFLGEVESGDEKELEERQSEFLVKNILDVDNFKFSFLLFHTLRSNLIQEGININPVLNQSGKNIGAAMYEKLYEDDINKFCDNICEFWDENGLGKLEIKLGDIIDITAYECFECSLLPKKGKPTCYLDAGIFEALFANYLKKDVLVTEVKCFSMGDDCCNFLIESPDGEAFSY